The stretch of DNA AGACCTCGTCGGAGAGACAGAGCACGTCGTGTTCGTCGGCGATACGGGCGAACTCGCGCATGTCTTCCTCGCTCTGGACGGCTCCGGTAGGGTTCGCTGGACTGTTGACGACGAAGACGGCGGTGTCGTCAGTGATGGCCTCCTCGACAGTAGCCGGGTCGAGGGTGAGATCGTCCCGCAGGGGGACCGGTTTCGGCGTCCCACCCGCGATATTCGTCAGTGCGTCGTAGGAGACGAATCCCGGATCGGGAAAGATTACCTCCTCACCGGGGTCGACGTGGGCCTCGAGGACCAGATGCAGTGCCTCGCTGCCGCCGGAGGTCGCAATGACGTTCCCGGGATCGATCTCGAGGCCGTAGTCTCGGTCGTACTTCGCGGCGATGGCCTCCCGGAGCTGGGGCGTCCCCTTGTTGGAGGTGTAGGCGTCCGTGTGTCCGGCCTCGATTGCCTCGACAGCGCCACGTCGGGCGTGAGCCGGCGTCGGGAAGTCGGGCTGGCCGATTCCGAGGTTGATGGCGTCTTCGCTGGCTGCTTCGAACACTTCGCGGATACCGCTGATCGACACCTGCTCGACGCGATGGGCGAACTCGGTCATGCCTGAATTGGCGGGGTCGATCCCGATAACTCTTGATGTGTTTGTCAGTCTCGAGCGATCGGACTGACCGTCGACGGTGACTGTCTTGACATCGAGACTGAAGGTGGCGAAACTAATATACAGCCGGTAACGCAGGAGTGAGGTGATGAAGATCTCTCGTCGATCGCTACTCGCTGCGGGGGCAACTGGAACCGTCGCGTCGACTGCAGGCTGTCTCGACTTCGTTCTCGGAGATGGACCTCTCGAGTTTACCGCCGCCCGCGTCGCGCCGACCGACGCGGCGCTCGAGGAAACCGGCTACGAGGAAGACGGCGTCGAGGAACAGTCGTTCGAGGAGACGGTCGACGTCGGCGTCGAGCGCGAGGTCGAGGCATCGCTGTGGGCGTCGATCTACACCAAAGAGCGGGAACTGGCCGGCCAATCCCACGAGGCGGGCGTCTTCGCCGCCGTCTCGGTTCCCGGAATGGAGGTCGCAGGGTACTCGGTCAACCCGCTCGAGGAGATGTCGAGCAACGAGTTACTCGAGGAGTTCCTGAACGAAGTTGAGGTCGGCGACAGGGAAATCGGGAACCTCGCGTACGAAGAGTCAGTCGATCTCTCGATCCTCGGCGAGAGTCGCGAGGTCGAGCAGTTCTCGGGGGAGACCGAGTACGCCGGACAGGACGTCGACGTCGAGATTGCACTCACGTCGTTCAATCACGAGGGGGACTTGCTCGTGTTGCTCGGTAGCTATCCGGAGGAGTTCTCCGACGAAGCGGAGAACGTCGAAGCACTGCTCGAGTCCGTCGAACATCCCGTCTGACCGGGAAAAGGACGACTGCACGATAGCGGGCCTACTCCGGCGTCTCGACGATGCGTGTCTGGCCCGTCCGCGGATCGATGTGGACACGCCAGGTACTTTCGGCGCTCGTCGCGGGCACGATCCACGTCGACCGCGTCCGCTGGGGCATCGACGTCACTACCGAGTCACAGCCAGCGTCGTCCAGCACGTCGTAGGCCGTAACCGCAGCCTCCTCTTTGGTCGTGATTGCGGATCCGTCGCCGGTCGTGGTGAGTGGGTCGGTCATGGTGGTCAC from Natronobacterium texcoconense encodes:
- a CDS encoding pyridoxal phosphate-dependent aminotransferase; protein product: MTEFAHRVEQVSISGIREVFEAASEDAINLGIGQPDFPTPAHARRGAVEAIEAGHTDAYTSNKGTPQLREAIAAKYDRDYGLEIDPGNVIATSGGSEALHLVLEAHVDPGEEVIFPDPGFVSYDALTNIAGGTPKPVPLRDDLTLDPATVEEAITDDTAVFVVNSPANPTGAVQSEEDMREFARIADEHDVLCLSDEVYEKIVFDGVHRSPMEFAETDNVVVVSACSKTYSMTGWRLGWVIGSNRRIERMLRVHQYAQACASAPAQFAAEAALTGPQDPVEEMVDAFEDRRDVVLDGLEDAGLEVPTPEGAFYVMPKVPEGWCDEVLERDVIVVPGGAFGENGEGYARISYATAMEDLKEALELIDDATAAVR
- a CDS encoding DUF6517 family protein, whose translation is MKISRRSLLAAGATGTVASTAGCLDFVLGDGPLEFTAARVAPTDAALEETGYEEDGVEEQSFEETVDVGVEREVEASLWASIYTKERELAGQSHEAGVFAAVSVPGMEVAGYSVNPLEEMSSNELLEEFLNEVEVGDREIGNLAYEESVDLSILGESREVEQFSGETEYAGQDVDVEIALTSFNHEGDLLVLLGSYPEEFSDEAENVEALLESVEHPV